The genomic stretch ATTTGGTTCACATGGGTCTCGTTGAACAATGACAAAAACTCATGCATATTCATGCACTATTTAGCTTATATAATAAATCATTTTTTTAGTACATTTTTATATTTAACTATTCTCCTTGTCTTCTTATTGTTTCAACCCTTCAATTTAATAATCTCACTGTTAAaaaaaacttgtattaattgATCTAGTTGGTGAGATGCTCATTCTATCCATATTACATAGTTACATAGAAGGGATACTAGTCaagtacacaaaatctcatttgtgacatTTGTGACGACGAtatcgtcacaaacttgtgacggataccattttctctcacaaaatactcatGAAAAGTGAGTGGGGAAGCATATAGAGGTGTCCCATCTTATCCCCTCTccttttttgtgagaggtcacaagcttatgacgggaTTATCCCATCACAAACAAGACGCTTTGAGTCAAGCATAAGCTGCTTTTTGATAAATCTCTCTTTATCCCAGtcaagatcctctccatttcaTACAAAGAAATGGAGAGTTACATTTTCTAATAAAAAATGGAGAGTCCATTTCCTTTTAACGGACGGGATTGTATTCTGTTAATATCGAACGATTCACGATTTATGCATAGAAATAAAGGGTTAATAGAGAATAGATgggataatattattaaatgggtttgtgagagaaaatagagaaaaaggaaattgaGATAATCCTAATTGTCTTTGTCCTTATCATTTACGAAGTATTTATCtattttattctttgtgagaattattttaatcaaaaataaacaaaagattGAGACCGTAGTATAAATTTGCCTATGATGTTATATTATAACATACCCTATTGTAAATATAGATAGTTATCTAGTTCTTGTATTTAGTAAGTAAATAAAACACCTTATAGCTCTACTTAAATTTGGAACGaattagataaataaataaataaataaaataaatgtaaattaTAAATAATACCTTGTATTTTAAAGTTTTCTATTAGCTATAACTCTTGGCTATAAATTTCAAAAACGGTTTTTTGTTTTCAAATTGATCATTTTTACGAGTTTTTAATTTGCAAAATAGCAATTCACCCTAAAAAAAAACACTTGAAAACACTAAAGTACCACATTAAATTTTTCTAAGTTAAAACTATATTCAGTATGTATATCGGTCACAAACTTAATTGTAAGTTTTCTAACGGATTAAATATCATTCATATGGGTAGATAAGAAAAATCAGAGTGCCTAAAGAGTTACAAATAACTTATCTTTATCTATCTATATAGatgatatttgacccgtcacaagcttgtgacgaatacAACCGTCACAAAGAAGAATTTGTGAACTATATTTTGACCATATGACATAGGCCATGTATGTAAGGtagcagttagtcttgctgaagacgggtcggagcaagtgacgggtaatgccactcacaaaacggatagaggggacaaggtggggacaccccatgtgcttccctctctcctctatttgagtcatttgtgagaggaaatggtatccatcactccaaagtgacggatacgtgccgtcttcaatgagattttgtggtaAGGTAGACTATGGTTATGGTGCATAAGAGTGCACGTGGGCATCCATACATACATAGCCAAAAGTGTCAAAGTCCCAAATACACAAATGAAAGGGACAATAGTGAGCCATGGTGCTCGTGCAAACACTTCCTCTTCGATCATTCACTCACTACACACCTCTTTAtttctctccttctttcttgtctatTTCATGTACGGAAACGCCCTCTTTTTTGTGCTGTGTTATGACCCTTGTTTTTAAGGGATAGGTTGTTATGTCTTTTTTCTGTTCACATTCATTATTGCCCTTCGTTTTTCAAAAATCCATGTGTTATTTTTGGCGTAATGTGTATGTACGTAATACTTCCTTTATAGCATATTTTTTGTGCTTCAGTAGCGGAGCTAGGGGAGGTGATGTTCACTAACCAATGAAATATGTGAACGTATTACAATTTTCTTTGGTTTTCTCCTAATTAACTTTAATTTGTAGTTTTATTAACGTTTTACCTACAAATTCTCTTTACGTGGATACTCTTAGTGGCGGAGCTTGAGTAAAAAGCCTACGGGGTCGAGAATCGAACTTTGGTCTCCCCCATTAAAAGACGCCTTGCAAACTATTGAACCTTATTAATTATCGTACATAACTAAGTCATTTTACCATAAATAACAAAAACTTGGTGGGGTGTGTGTGGGCGTTGCTTACAATACTTGCCACTAGACTCTAAGGACTGTTTTCTTGAACTTATTTTCACCTcatttcagtttagttcagttcaaccATATTCAATTCATTTCAGCTTATCTCTTCACACATTAGGCCctattctttctggcttattttcagctcaCTTTAGTTGTTCACTCTATTCGATTCAATTCAATTTCGATTGATTCGATTATTTCAAACTATTGATTCAATTAATTCAATTCGATTAAATTCATTCTATTGATTGATTCactcgattcgattcattcattcaatttctattGATTCGATTCAACTCAACTCAACTCAAGCCTCGATTCATTCATTGACCTCAATTTCACTCACTTGATTCACTCCACTAAATTcagccaatttcaattttgcaaatcttaaacttaatagtttttgttaatatattattattattattattattattattattattattattattattattattattattattattattattattattattattattattattattattatggttattaaaatcaataatattcatattaatataattaatactattactattactaacattattattaatatgaatatgaatattaattaataataatattgttaataacattgttaattttaatattactattattaatacctaattattttttcatatCTGAACTTTACTCTTCACATACACTTTTTTCATAACGTTATATTTTGTacccttttcacctaaaactgaaccaagtgaactcttaaatcaatatttttccctaaaacttaatttaattgctcaaatgacttaaaacttacaagatggattctaatttatcaaataatgaattaatttacttgttatcaattattaatattatttgttgagttttaattaatcaacaaaattttatttatttgttaaagatgaaattagagtctgtcaatttttatttatctaattaattaaattaggattgttggtgcttcgtggtgactacctaatcagtcaaattaggatgataaacTGCTAGACTTTGAACATTAATCTAGCAAATAGGTGCTAcattatttcacctaattagaTTGATGGTGAACCGTGGTTCATGATGGCTATctagttaatcactcaaattagtataattactagtattaataatattattattattcaaataataataataatgatagtaataatgataattgtaatatactactactactactactactactactactactactactactactactactactactactaataataataataataataataataataataataataataataataataataataataatacctagCATGCTGTCTGGAATAAAGCTAGCCTGCTTAAATGGCTTTGGCATCTTGTTCAAGGCACTGGTTCTATCTGGACTTCTTGGATCAGACATTATTTCTTGGCTAATACCTCCATTTGGGACTTAAAAATTCAGGATTATCACTCTGAGAGCCTTAGAAATGTCCTCACTGCTAGGGATTTGTGGGTCACCCACTGTGGTAGTCAGCAACAAGCCCTTGATATGTTGCTCACTTGCACTACCAAAGGTAAATTCTCTGTTGGGAAAGCCTACAATCTCCTAAGGCCTAAATTCCCTACTCAAGCTTGTTATAAAGCAGTTCAGGACCCTTTCATTCAGTCCAGACACAAGTTTACTCTTATGTTAGCTCTCCAAAGGAAGCTTGCTACTGTGGATCAGCTTTGCAGGAGAGGGATTAGCATTGCTAATAGATGTTGCCTGTGTAAGAAGAATGCTGAATCCAGTCGACATTTATTCTTTACTTGTCCTTATTCCCAGACCGTCCTTTCTTCACTTCTCTCCTGGATGGGGCTCAATCTTAGGGATGTGCAGCTTAGAAGCCTTATTCTTTGGTACCACCGGAGTAAACCTAAGCATCACTGGAGGAACAAGTGGTTCAAGTGTGGTCTTGCTGCAGAAACTTATTACATCTGGATGGAAAGAAATTATCGTCTTTTTGAAGGCAAGGAAAGGCAAGCACTCTGTCTCTTCAAGGATATTAAGCTTTGTGTCCATACTCTCCTTTTGCACAAATCCTCTCCTACTGAACATACTGCAATTATAGAGGCCTTGAATGTATAGGGGatctctttcatttttgttgtatAGTGGCTATGCTTTGTAAGAACCTCATGTAATCCTATTTTGGAAATATATGAGAATAtccttcttgcaaaaaaaaaaaaaaaaaaaataataataataataataataataacaacaacaacaacaacaacaataacaataataataataataataataataataataataatattaataacaacaacaacatcaacaacaacaataacaataataataataataataataatatttattattattattattcaattcAGCTCAAATCAACTTAGTTCAGATTCAATTTCGGTTTagttcgattcactccattcaaTTCGATTCACTTTCACTCCATTCATTTAGTTCGACttagctccattcgattcgattcgattcggctccattACATTTCCTGCTCTGTTCAGTTTGTGGACATGGGGCTatggggggcgcttgggaaacaagcgtttgcatttgtggagtcgccaccaatttattgtggaaaattggaaaccgttcgaatacctcgtgtcatgtcaagacacaaagtagtgacatgaacaccaagaactcgttacccttagcattctatgtctagaatgactctcgtggatgccaatgaacacggatgttcacagagatctggagtaaggggtgagggtacgtattaggaagctcttttgatcaaacacctaatcccgcccgcctcgatagcggcctctactaatgattaggtaaaatcgtctatactcgatatattgtcgattatatgcatgcaatgcaacatccaagttttaatcctagcatgtgaagattagaacaagtcggtgaacaattaattagcaaacaatttagtcaaagttgggatttagattcaattacatgtgaaggcatacaaatgatacaaaatacaatgataaaggaaaattacaataataaaaattacaataattacaatgggtttagcgatttatgtcgaaaatacctttaaaacggataatttgggaaaaagaaagaataaaggaattaacgaacaaaaattagggtgataatacggataatagttaattatacgtaagctagttaatttaggtcaaggcagaacggaagttcagaggcagaaatcaacctggaacaggcgcagcaggactgcgccctttggaagaggcgcaacagttgctgcgtctgttccaagggtgagttctagctgtgaagccagaattgcaaatcgttaatattaattgatgaatttaaggattgattacgatatatttactcggatggaagtgatttaattcattaattacatatgaatgagtcataaaaacgataaaacatggatgagacggaattaagatgaattatttacatgaatgaacgattgattagtgacatgagtgaactaaataggttagatacaacgaattaatgacaaattaacgacgaatatgacaatagacagatggaaatatatcaaagatcgaattccagaaactcaatatgaacgaattgaatctctacaacccggattgattttaatgacgagaacccgcaaatatgagattacttgggatttaagtcggattttaatgacgaattacgtactaatgaatgataaataatatatatGTGAGATGATTATGTTAGTGTACCAAAGAATTAAAGAGAACAAATAAAGaggacgaattacagaggacgaaggaagaagaaaggaagcaggaactgcggcagctaGGGGTGTTCATTCGCGGTTCGGTTCACCGACCCTCTAATTTAATTCGGTTCGCAAACGGTTTGGTTCGACAAAACTCCGAACCTAAACCGCACCGTTAGAAACGGTTATAAACGGTTCGGTTAAccactttaaacggttattagcggttcggttaccgattaaccgataatcgttctatattactttttttttcagttttcattaatttttgggaattttttctaatagtttaattaaattttcattatatattatacccaacaataaagttaataagctaaactttagcattaatcaatttaagaaattttaaatttggatacactaagaaaattaaacgaacgaacagttttttatataacattttaattttttgcttACTTTTTTGTGAAACGGTTCGGTTCGCGGTTAACCGGTTATCTAAAATTGCGAACCTTAACCGAACCTTTTCCATAATAAAGTTAACGGTTCGGTTCAAAGAACCGCTTTGTCGAAATGGTTCGGTTGATCGAACCTTAAAAATGGACGGTTTTTCGGTTTTGCGGTTCGGTTATTGCGGTTCGGTTTATTCTGAACACCCCTAGCGGCATCCCCACGAAGAGACGCAGCagatactgcgctccttcgaagaggcgcagcagttgctgcgtcctttctcgacggttatcttctggtaatccgtaaaaaaggttttaaagcacggttttagaaatcggttttaataagtattttcgacataaatcttacattagtgatacaaaaagtaaagaacaataaataaaagagagatttacaccctcagacttacatgtttgacgaaatgagatgaactaagtttacgattagtgatgctcgactcgaatgtaacgaaagtgccctcgtaagaggaaaacgattaatattaattaagttgattagttgtgaaGTTGGTCatattggtcggtcatgcaaacgaggctggtactcagaaggatccgagcttacgtggtcgaatgttcaagcacgtagacgccaaaaagtaagaacgtggtctagaatgcaaagggagaagagaagggcggacactcgcgtgagaaatatgaggaacgaaggtccttatttatactaatcatgtgaaggaatagggttttcggagaaactttggaagtgaatctcggaaagatatgaaaaagatacgaaaaatacgcagaaaagggcctgggaagaggcgcatcagtcactgcgtctcttggaagaggcgcaacacctgccacgtctgttcccaggtggtttcctcctgcggaagaaagatttccgtgtttaagttatggaatgacgggataatttggttttccttaatattttgtacgaatattacgggaaattgtttaccaaagaataaaagattgtgaaatatttataaaatatggaatagaaatatccggaaaattccagaacattctgactcgggatttagcggttatcagaaaatgaagacggttttaggcccggactccaaatgtactctaattactgtcaaaacgaccgtatcggcgtgtagatgacaactaagaggtagacatcagtatttgagcaatcactcgacgataaacttacgaactgtcacaaatcttttcgcgtaccaaacatgcggcccaatcatcaccgggtggtttgcgggaggtgcagaaatgaggtatctacagagcccccactttgactgaggcttggacaaggcgaaagtcaaagtatagccatcaggtcaatcgaaggttacaacctgacgactatggcgacgcgaggcggttcaaggggtctgaaccaaggacctgtcgccgggaacattttagagtctgtcgactatcggggatggtcgtttaaagtccattagactacgtaaggaggctcgccagccataagaagagatcatacctgagacttcttcttgagatgcttctggaggtgcataagagctaagggtaagcgtaggagctaaagggtaagcgtaggagctaagggtaagacctaaaatataagtaaggattggtgctagggtgtgacgccctaaaggaaagcatcaatgggaaggaggcccgaatataagttcaaactaaggggtaactaaggctcgagtgtaggaactctactggtttgggaacttcgggagaacgacacctttatcgcactccgcggggaaacaagaaatgtagcgagtagcaggacacaggcgggagctgctgggagaaatctgcttgggtcgtcttcaaacaaacttcagagggacatgagaaggacgattgtatgtcgtgaactctcgtgcgggaaaaccttatcaggaatatatctccatgtctcgagagggattgtcgatcCACTTACTCTCGCTGGGAACATAATCatgaacttatctccatgtctcgagagggattgtctgtccacttactctcgctgggggaatataatgaaggcgtgtcaaaACTCCTGCGAAGGAATACcggctcgttgtgacaagcaaggtcttggaagcgataaataacgtataatagtctgcagttggcttagaaacgcgggtctgaacgaagaatgATCGTCAAACGGatcaaaaagataaaatggcatcgaggaagaggcgcaccaaagatgggcccacaaataacgaactcataacgaatttttgaaaactcgtatgaagggaacctcaggaagaggcgcaacaagagctgcgtctcttggaagaggcgcagcgcctgctgcgtctattcgtgagtgtgtcttttctgcgtaaaaacgcttTAAACAGAGAGACTCAAttcatttattcgaaacacaaattcctcaatttctctctcaaatcttaactatttccgccaaaatttgatccaaaagcttgcattcgccatgactaatcgaggtatgtatatcattcttgcattaatcttcaataatggatgaattggatcgacaaaatttagggttttcaaccctaaaatgtcgaaaatttggggcttttcccccaaatgattttgccttgcaaaattgatcttgtaaatggctaattggtagtataaggatcataaccatgtatttgtttcgaattttcgttgaattttgagcatttgagtgaaattgagacggtttcacagctaaaccgtaaattgcttcgaaaatggccttaagattgcccatttgcgatgaaacttgatatttggaatccttggatgatgggtaaacgtcctaccatctcggaattttggtttgtgacggcttttttaggacacttttctagggcataatcgccgttataacgaaatgctgcc from Silene latifolia isolate original U9 population chromosome 5, ASM4854445v1, whole genome shotgun sequence encodes the following:
- the LOC141655623 gene encoding uncharacterized protein LOC141655623; this encodes MLSGIKLACLNGFGILFKALDYHSESLRNVLTARDLWVTHCGSQQQALDMLLTCTTKGKFSVGKAYNLLRPKFPTQACYKAVQDPFIQSRHKFTLMLALQRKLATVDQLCRRGISIANRCCLCKKNAESSRHLFFTCPYSQTVLSSLLSWMGLNLRDVQLRSLILWYHRSKPKHHWRNKWFKCGLAAETYYIWMERNYRLFEGKERQALCLFKDIKLCVHTLLLHKSSPTEHTAIIEALNV